The following DNA comes from Candidatus Binatia bacterium.
CGACCATGCGCCAGAGCTTTCGACCGTTGCGCGTGACCTCGATGGTCCAGTGGACCAGCGGGTCGGCAGACTCGCTGACGCTCGGCGCCGTGCCCGCGGCGGCGCCTGGCGACGGGCATACAGCCGGAACTGGGGTCTCACCTGCAGCGACGGCTTCGGCCGATGCGCACGCATCTGGATCAGCGCTCGACTCGCGCACGTGACCTTGCTCGGCCGATTCGTGCGCAGTCGGTGGCGCGTCGGCCGCGAGGGCGCTGCGAGTGTCCTTGACCAGTTCGGCCAGCCGCCGCGTCGTCGACGTGAGCGCGAGTTGCAGCCATTCGCCCTCGCTCGTCGGCAGGGCGACGCCGGCCAGCAGCCGCGCGTGCGTCCAGCGGATCGCGCCGGTCTCGAGAGCCTTGCAGACTGCCGGGAGGCGCTCGAGCGCGTTGACCACGTGCGCATCCGCCTCCAACGACCGAGCGCTCGCGCCGAGACGTTCGGCCGCGTAGTCGGACAGGCGCGTGAATCCGAGCGGCCGCCACAGGCGCCGTTTCAGCAGCGTCGCGACGACGTGTGCCTGAACGAGGCGGCAGCGTGCTTCGCGTGTCGCCAGACGACAGGCGTCGCGGTCGAGCTCATCGGTGCAGGGCGGGGCCGTAACAAGTGGAAACCGCCCGGCGTCGCGATCGACGATGACTCGCGACCCGGCAGTTGGCAGGCGCCGGGGCGGTTCGCATAGGCGCGAAAACGCGAAGGAAGGAGCCAAGGTCATTGGGCGAACGTAACAGGGAATTATCTAGTTGACAAACCAACCCACCATCCCTAGTATGGGGGCATGGACTTCAAGGCGATCCGAAAGCTGACTGAGGACGGGGCACGAGAATATCTGGAAAGCCTGCGCTGGCCGGAAGGCGTGAAGTGCGTTCACTGCGGCGCCTCTGTCGTTGCGAAGCTGGCGGGCAAGGCCACGCGCCCCGGCGTCTACAAGTGCAAGACCAGCGGTTGCCGCAAGCAGTTCACCGTCACGGTCGGTACGATCTTCGAGCGCAGTCACATTCCTCTCAAGACTTGGCTGGAGGCGTTCGCGCTGGTCTGCGCGAGCAAGAAAGGAATCAGCGCGCTCCAGCTACAGCGTATGCTTGGACTCGGTAGCTATCAGAGCGCTTGGCACATGGCCCACCGCATCAGGCACGTCATGGAGGGTGGCGGCGATGTTTTCGGCGGTCCCGGCCAAGACGTGATGTTGGACGAGACCTGGGTAGGTCCCAAGCCCGGCAATCTGCATCGTAACAAGCGCCCCGGAAATAAAGGGGCCAATCTCTACAAGACGCCTGTGGTTGCCCTCATAGAGAAGGGCGGCAGGGCTTTCGCCATGCCCGTTGCGGCCGTTACGCGGGCCAATGTTGAAGCCATCATCAGTAAGCGGGTTTCGCGCAAGTCGCGGCTGCTCACTGACGATGCCAACCGCTACCAGCGCCTTGGGCGGCAATTCGAGGGCGGCCACGAGACCGTTAACCACGGCGATGGCGAGTACGTGCGTGGGACTGGGGCCGATACGATCTCCACTAACGAGATTGAGGCTTTCTTCGCCCTGCTAAAGCGCGGCGTTGTGGGCTCGTTCCACCACGTTTCAAAGGCCCACCTGCACCGATACTGCAACGAGTTTTCGTTCCGCTGGTCGCACAGGAAGATCACGGATGCAGAGCGCACCCGCATCGCGCTGACCCAGATGGTCGGCCGTCGCCTCACCTATCAGCAACCATTGAGGCGGGAGCGAAAGAGCGTCGTCGCCTGAAGCGCCCCAAGCGTCGGCGCAAGCGATAGGCCCTGCATTCACTCTCTGGCCGTGGTACGGTGCCTCGCGATGAAGGCAGGCGCCGGCACCCGGAAACCGAAGGCCACTCCACGCCCGCGGCTGAAACCGATTAGCCTGCACCCCGTGAAGCTCGAAGATGCGCTGCGTGCCGCGCTGAAAACGCCAGCGCCCGATACGAAGTCGCCACCACAAAAGAAGCGGGCGATGTAACGAGGCCGGGTGACGGTTTTATCCGCCTTGCGGCTGCCCGGTCAGCCGGTTGTGTGCATGGATCGAAGCGACGGCCCGTGTTGGCGCACGAGGCCGTCGCGCTTTTTTGTGCGTTCGTTTCTCCGTGGCGGCGGTCGTGCTATAAGACGCACGAAGGCCGTCACCGTCCAGCGGTACATCGCTTCAACCTCCAAGTAGCAGCGAACGGACTTCATAGGGGGGCGCGGTTCACGAGACTGCGCCCCCCTTTTTTCAGGCTGCGGCCGTATCACCTCCATCATCAGGCTCGTCGGCGGCGACGGCCGTCACAGTCTCGTCGCCCTTCTTTCGAGGGCGCTTCTGCTTCTGCTCGTCCTTCAGACCCGGATACCATTCACGCAGGCCCCAGGCTCCGCTGGGCACGCGATGGAACACCACTGAGTTCTTTGCCAGTGAGATTGCGACGCCGCGCCTGGCGTCCACGTCGTCGCCCTCGAAGGCGAAGCCTCCTCGCTTAAGGAGCGTGAAGATCTCGTCGATCTCGGCTGCGCCAAGGCCGGCCGACTTACGCATCATCAGGATTTCTCGAACGACGGTGGCAAGCGGTTGCCCGTAGAACTGATCGCTGCGAATCGCGCTGATCGAGGCGATTGTTGCCTCGCCAACGTCCGCATAGGGCTCCGGACGATGCAGGCGGGCGGACAGCTTGTTGATCATCTTCTTCGTATCGATGACCGACTGCTCTTCCTTTCTGAGCTGTTCGAGGAGTTCGTCGATTGCCGATTCAAGTCCACTAGCCATAGCGTCAACCTCCAAGTTGATGCCATTCAAGTAGACCATCCGGCGCGTCTGGGCAAATGGATTATCGGAATTCAAGATGCGCGGGCGCAAGACCCGCAGGGACGGTCATTGGATGGTCACATTCAATAGCCTGATTTTGCTGGTAATTCAGTGCAGAATTTTCTTTGCAGCACTTGACGTTGGGGGTTTAAACGCCGCACGGTCGGCGACCGGCAAGGGGCGAATGGTTTAGGCCCGTATATCGATGGTGGATTGTTAGTCCGCGAATCTACAGCGAAAATGAGATATCCCCACCACCCTGTGGACAACTCGTAGGCTGCTATGGCTTGTGGGATGGTTCGTTAACCAGATAATTCCCACGTAACACGAAAACGCGGGGGGTGGCAATCACATTGCAGTCATATTCCCTGGGTTCTCATGCAGGGGCTCAGGGCGCGGATTGGCTGCCCATCGCTCAATCTCGTGCCGGCGGACTCCCGGCAACGTGGGCGCGTTGTCTGAACTCTATGCGCCGTGCTCGGCGACGTCAGCCTGCGCGCCGGTGTGTTCATCCGGGCGACTGATCGTCAGGGACTCGAACGGATCTGTCGGTACATGGCCGTCCCGCAGTGGCATCCGAACGCCTCGGACAACTCGCCGACGGCAGGCTTCTCTCTCGGCTGGACACCGCCGGCGCGATGGCAGCTCGGCCATCGTGCTGGAGCCCCGCGAGCTTCTGGCGCGGCTGGCGGCGCAGGTTACGACGCCCGGAGGCCACCGGGTTCGCTACCATGGTGTGCTCGCGCCGGCTTCCGCATGGCGGCCGTACGTCGTGCCGGCAAGCGACCAGACCGGGGACAGTAGCCACTGCAATCGCGGCGGCGCGAACGTGCCGCGGTGGAAACGGACGGCGTGGAGCGAGTTGTTGCGCCGCGTGTTCGCGGTGGACGCGCTCATTTGCGACCACTGCAGCGGCCAAATGAGAGTGATGGCGACGATCCGATAGTCGAAAGCTGTTTCGCGCTTTCTCGATGCCGTGGCTGCGGGCGGCTCACCGCCGGGGCAGCAGACGGACGATCCTGTCGGATCGTCGAAGAGCTTCCGAGCTACCGGTATGGCGACGATCGCTCCCGGCGTCGCGACGGACGGGCGTGTCCGTGGATCGACGCCGACGATCCGCGAACCTTGTTTTGGCCCGTGCGTCCCGGCAGCCTCGAGAGTACCGACCGAAAGGAACAAAAGGGCAAGCGAGCAACCTGCTCCGGGACCTCGTCTCAAATCGATCGTCGAAAGCAGGACGCGCGCATCGGTCGACTCCGTCGGACGGAGCGCGCTGTTGCGCGAGACAAGTCGCCGAGTTTCTAAGCCACGACCGGGAACTGGCGGCTACGAGTTCGACTCTTGTCGGGAGCGCAGTTCTTTCCCCCGCCGCAGCTCGACGCGACAGCCGTCACGCAGAAAAAATCACAGTTTCACGCGAAAATGCTCTCGCGGACCACAGACGAAATCCGTATGATCGCCCGCAATTCACCACTGAACCGCACGCTCTCGTTCGTTTCCCCGCAATTCACAATCCGAGGTCGCCCTTCGGGCCTCTCCATCGTCCGGTGTCGGAGTTCACCATTCCCATGGCGTTCTTCCCGTCCATCAAAAAGGCCAACCTGGCGTTCTTCCTCGTGTTCCTGCCGGCGCTGCTCGCGTCGTGCGGGGGCGACTATGCGGCGGGAAGCTCGGCGCCGCCGCGACCGCAAGCCGCCGTATCCAGCGCCGCGCCGCCGCAATCGCAACCTTCAGCGGTAGTCGCGACGCCAAACGCGATCCACGTCGAGCTGGCGCCCTTCGACCGCTACCCCTCGGGCGACAAGTTCCCGCTTGTGTTCCGGTTCACTGCGCCGGCGGCTCCGTCCGACCGCACCGCCGAGGCCAACTTCGCCCAGCTTCGGGTGACACCTGCCGCATATGGCGAGTGGCGCTGGATGTCGGACTCCGAGCTCGAGTTCGAACCAAGGGAAGCCTGGCACCCCGGCGAAGAGATCGAGATTTCGCTTCAGGGGCTGGTCACTTCCGACGGCACGCAGGCGGCGGGTCCGCCGGTCGCGCCGGAGACGTTCCACGTGACACTGCCGCCGGCGACGGTCAGCCTGGGAAGCTGCGAGTTCAGCATCCACAACCGCGCGCCGCTGGTGCAGTACCCTGTCGTTCGCCTCCGGTTCAACTATCCTCCCGACCTGAAGTCTTCCGCGGCGTTCGTCCACCTCACGCTGAAGAAGGGCCAGGGCGAGGAGACGCTGCAGACGACGACGTCCTCGTCGTACGAAACGACGATGGAGATCGTCGGTCCGTACCTGTTCCGGCCGGAGCAGCCGAGCGAGATTCGCTTCAAGCTGGACAAGGGACTGCCGTTCGTCGGAGGCGGGACTCTCGAGAAGGGGATCGAGTGCGTGCTGGCTGCCGATCCGGACGGCTGGGACAAGATCGCCGAGTCGATGAAGCCGGCGGCCCCGGTACCGCCGCTCGTCGTCATTGAGGCCGAGGGCCCGCAGCATCCGATCGGCATGAACAGCGATGCTCGGGAACCGCTGGTCGTCCGCTTCCGCAAGGCCTTCAGCCAGGCCTGGGAGACCGCCTACGTGGCGCACGGCAAGCCGAAGGGGATCACTCTCGACAAGGGACTGACGCTCGACCCGCCGATCCCCGGCGTCTGGAAGACGGACGCGACCGACGACAAGGCGATCGACTTCGTGCCGGCCGCGCCGTGGCCGATCGGCCTTCCGGTCCGCATCGCGGTCGACCAGAACGCGTTTCCCGACGTGAAGCTCAAGGATGCGAGCAGTG
Coding sequences within:
- a CDS encoding IS1595 family transposase, whose translation is MDFKAIRKLTEDGAREYLESLRWPEGVKCVHCGASVVAKLAGKATRPGVYKCKTSGCRKQFTVTVGTIFERSHIPLKTWLEAFALVCASKKGISALQLQRMLGLGSYQSAWHMAHRIRHVMEGGGDVFGGPGQDVMLDETWVGPKPGNLHRNKRPGNKGANLYKTPVVALIEKGGRAFAMPVAAVTRANVEAIISKRVSRKSRLLTDDANRYQRLGRQFEGGHETVNHGDGEYVRGTGADTISTNEIEAFFALLKRGVVGSFHHVSKAHLHRYCNEFSFRWSHRKITDAERTRIALTQMVGRRLTYQQPLRRERKSVVA